In one Streptomyces marincola genomic region, the following are encoded:
- a CDS encoding GNAT family N-acetyltransferase: MDTTDITVRAAAPAELDAAGELVADTYLADGLLDLGPADPYLPDLRDARTRAAHAEVLVATGPAGEDAPHGPHGLLGCVTFVGAGGPLAEVAGPGEAEFRMLAVTRAARGRGVGEALVRACLLRARRAGARRVVISSQSRMHTAHRLYGRLGFVRAPERDWEPLPGLRLHAFALELAHEGGEQHNI; encoded by the coding sequence ATGGACACCACCGACATCACGGTCAGGGCCGCCGCGCCCGCCGAACTCGACGCGGCCGGCGAGCTGGTCGCGGACACCTACCTCGCCGACGGGCTGCTCGACCTCGGCCCCGCCGACCCCTACCTGCCGGACCTGCGGGACGCGCGCACGCGCGCCGCGCACGCCGAGGTGCTGGTCGCCACGGGACCCGCCGGCGAGGACGCGCCCCACGGGCCCCACGGGCTGCTCGGCTGCGTCACGTTCGTCGGCGCGGGCGGCCCGCTGGCGGAGGTCGCGGGGCCGGGTGAGGCGGAGTTCAGGATGCTCGCGGTGACCCGGGCGGCCCGCGGGCGCGGCGTGGGCGAAGCCCTCGTGCGCGCCTGCCTGCTCCGGGCGCGCCGGGCGGGAGCGCGGCGTGTCGTCATTTCCAGTCAGTCGCGAATGCACACGGCCCACCGGTTGTACGGGCGCCTCGGGTTCGTTCGGGCGCCTGAGCGCGACTGGGAGCCGCTTCCGGGCCTGCGGCTTCACGCGTTCGCACTGGAACTCGCCCACGAGGGAGGCGAACAGCACAACATATAG
- a CDS encoding DUF2079 domain-containing protein, with protein MVEESRTGERAAPSAGADAPAAVPAREPADEPERGAPTEPGAPDGPRARAVRAWHAGRLDPWLLAAVFCAGYAAISVTRWRRWENRSWDLGIFEQVISSYARLEAPVSDLKGPGFPILGDHFSPVTALIAPFYRLFPGPVTLLVAQAALFALAVVPVTRAAAHFLGRARGAAVGAAFGLSWGIQRAVDFDFHEIAFAVPLIAFALEAVLRERWRAALCWALPLLLVKEDLGLTAAAIACVVALRAGPKDPRAAKRALAVAAVCVVGCALTLTVVIPSFNAGGEYDYWSKLGESGAEGGGGGPLGALFTGAEEKLRTLLWILVPTTGLLALRSPLLLVALPTMGWRFVSQDPHYWSTDWHYSAVLMPVLALALTDAVARGRSSSRPWLRGYAHHLPAAVLAAALALSTALPAADLTRAETYRAGPLAAAGERVMAAVPDGAEVAANVRPIAHLTQRCRVFWIGGSGDLVPDWIAYYDPGHTAESLTAYAARLYPQGPRWTVAAQESGFWVLRAEGS; from the coding sequence GTGGTCGAAGAGAGCCGGACCGGGGAACGCGCGGCCCCCTCCGCCGGGGCGGACGCGCCGGCGGCCGTTCCCGCCCGCGAGCCGGCGGATGAGCCGGAGCGCGGGGCGCCGACGGAGCCCGGGGCGCCGGACGGCCCCCGCGCACGCGCCGTGCGCGCCTGGCACGCCGGGCGCCTCGACCCGTGGCTGCTCGCCGCCGTGTTCTGCGCCGGCTACGCCGCCATCTCCGTCACCCGGTGGCGGCGCTGGGAGAACCGGTCCTGGGACCTGGGCATATTCGAGCAGGTCATCAGCTCCTACGCCCGCCTCGAAGCCCCCGTGTCCGACCTCAAGGGCCCCGGCTTCCCGATCCTCGGTGACCACTTCAGCCCGGTGACCGCGCTGATCGCCCCCTTCTACCGGCTCTTCCCCGGGCCTGTGACCCTCCTCGTCGCCCAGGCGGCCCTGTTCGCGCTGGCCGTCGTCCCCGTCACCCGGGCCGCGGCGCACTTCCTCGGACGCGCCCGCGGCGCGGCCGTCGGCGCCGCGTTCGGCCTGTCCTGGGGCATCCAGCGCGCCGTCGACTTCGACTTCCACGAGATCGCGTTCGCCGTCCCGCTCATCGCGTTCGCCCTCGAAGCCGTCCTGCGGGAGCGGTGGCGCGCCGCGCTGTGCTGGGCGCTGCCCCTGCTGCTGGTCAAGGAGGACCTGGGGCTGACCGCGGCGGCCATCGCGTGCGTCGTGGCCCTCAGGGCCGGGCCGAAGGACCCGCGCGCGGCCAAGCGGGCGCTCGCCGTCGCCGCGGTGTGCGTCGTCGGCTGCGCGCTCACCCTCACCGTGGTCATACCGTCGTTCAACGCGGGCGGCGAGTACGACTACTGGAGCAAGCTCGGCGAGAGCGGGGCCGAGGGCGGCGGCGGGGGCCCGCTCGGCGCGCTGTTCACCGGCGCCGAGGAGAAGCTGCGCACGCTGCTGTGGATCCTGGTGCCCACCACGGGCCTGCTCGCGCTGCGCTCCCCGCTGCTGCTGGTCGCGCTGCCCACGATGGGCTGGAGGTTCGTCTCGCAGGACCCGCACTACTGGTCGACCGACTGGCACTACAGCGCGGTCCTGATGCCGGTGCTGGCGCTCGCGCTGACCGACGCCGTGGCCCGCGGCCGTTCCTCGTCGAGGCCGTGGCTGCGCGGCTACGCCCACCACCTGCCGGCCGCCGTGCTGGCCGCCGCGCTCGCCCTGAGCACCGCCCTGCCCGCCGCCGACCTCACCCGCGCCGAGACCTACCGGGCGGGCCCCCTGGCCGCGGCGGGGGAACGCGTCATGGCCGCCGTCCCCGACGGCGCCGAGGTGGCGGCGAACGTCCGGCCGATCGCCCATCTCACGCAGCGCTGCCGGGTGTTCTGGATCGGCGGCAGCGGCGACCTCGTGCCGGACTGGATCGCCTACTACGACCCGGGCCACACCGCCGAGTCCCTGACCGCGTACGCCGCGCGCCTCTACCCGCAGGGGCCGCGCTGGACGGTCGCGGCCCAGGAGAGCGGCTTCTGGGTGCTGCGCGCCGAGGGGTCGTGA
- a CDS encoding CstA-like transporter-associated (seleno)protein — MSRLVAAPRRALGWLRWYIAEFTGETAYERHVAWLRRHDPSAPVPTRRAFERRRTDERYGDPRSGHHRGCC; from the coding sequence GTGAGCCGCCTGGTCGCGGCGCCGCGCCGCGCGCTTGGCTGGCTGCGCTGGTACATCGCCGAGTTCACCGGCGAGACCGCCTACGAGCGGCACGTCGCGTGGCTGCGGCGGCACGACCCGTCGGCCCCGGTGCCGACCCGCCGCGCGTTCGAGCGCCGCCGCACCGACGAGCGGTACGGCGACCCGCGCTCCGGCCACCACCGCGGCTGCTGCTGA
- a CDS encoding carbon starvation CstA family protein, which translates to MQSPPQARQARQVRPRSILIWTAVAAVGAIGWAMLALSRGEEVSAAWMVAAALGSYAIAYRFYSRYILTRVLRADRTRATPAERLADGLDYHPTDRRVLLGHHFAGISGAGPLVGPVLAAQMGFLPGTIWIIVGVIFAGAVQDMVVLFFSTRRDGKSLGQIAREEIGPVGGTAAVVAIFVIMIILLAVLALVVVNALAESPWGAFSVGMTIPIALFMGFYLRFLRPGRVAEVTAIGIALLLFVIAAGRWVANSSWAEAFTLEPGTLVIWLVIYGFAASVVPVWLLLVPRDYLSTFMKIGTIALLAVAIVVTLPGLKMDAITDFATNGEGPVFAGSLFPFVFITIACGAVSGFHALISSGTTPKMIQKETQVRTIGYGAMLMESAVAVMAITAACVLDPGVYFAMNAPPAVIGDTLQSAADTISSWGFTLTPDQLAEAAEAVEEESLLSRTGGAPTLALGLAGIFADIIGGDSMMSFWYHFAIMFEALFILTAIDAGTRVGRFILQDALASVPGLGRLRSNTWLPGVWITSAIVVALWGGLLWVGVNDPLGGINTLYPIFGISNQLLAAVALAICTLLLVKSGRLKYVWVTLVPFAWVSLVTLTASWQKVFSGDPAVGFLARRDQYQDGIDAGELLPGAADMDDMRTIVTNATIDAALSAVLAVLVLIVFADALRVCVKAVRTPAAASLKEAPYQESRLIAPDGLVATKEERAELAAAGLGAGGGIPGQDPSGHGRGAPE; encoded by the coding sequence GTGCAATCCCCACCTCAGGCACGTCAGGCACGCCAGGTAAGACCACGATCCATCCTGATCTGGACGGCCGTCGCGGCCGTCGGGGCCATCGGCTGGGCCATGCTCGCCCTGTCCCGCGGTGAGGAGGTCTCCGCCGCCTGGATGGTGGCCGCGGCGCTCGGCTCGTACGCCATCGCGTACCGCTTCTACTCGCGTTACATCCTGACCCGGGTGCTGCGGGCCGACCGGACCAGGGCCACCCCGGCGGAACGGCTCGCCGACGGCCTCGACTACCACCCCACCGACCGGCGCGTGCTGCTCGGCCACCACTTCGCGGGCATCTCGGGAGCCGGGCCGCTCGTCGGCCCGGTGCTGGCCGCGCAGATGGGCTTCCTGCCCGGCACCATCTGGATCATCGTCGGCGTCATCTTCGCCGGCGCGGTGCAGGACATGGTGGTGCTGTTCTTCTCCACCCGCAGGGACGGCAAGAGCCTGGGCCAGATCGCGCGCGAGGAGATCGGCCCGGTCGGCGGCACCGCCGCGGTCGTGGCGATCTTCGTCATCATGATCATCCTGCTGGCCGTGCTCGCGCTCGTGGTGGTGAACGCGCTCGCGGAGTCGCCCTGGGGGGCGTTCTCGGTCGGGATGACCATCCCCATCGCCCTGTTCATGGGCTTCTACCTGCGCTTCCTGCGGCCGGGGCGCGTGGCCGAGGTCACGGCGATCGGCATCGCGCTGCTGCTGTTCGTGATCGCCGCCGGCCGCTGGGTCGCCAACTCCAGCTGGGCCGAGGCGTTCACGCTCGAACCGGGCACGCTGGTCATCTGGCTGGTGATCTACGGGTTCGCGGCCTCCGTCGTCCCGGTGTGGCTGCTGCTCGTGCCGCGCGACTACCTGTCGACGTTCATGAAGATCGGCACCATCGCGCTGCTCGCCGTGGCCATCGTCGTCACCCTGCCCGGCCTGAAGATGGACGCGATCACCGACTTCGCGACCAACGGCGAGGGCCCGGTGTTCGCCGGGTCGCTGTTCCCGTTCGTCTTCATCACCATCGCCTGCGGCGCCGTGTCCGGCTTCCACGCGCTGATCTCCTCGGGCACGACCCCGAAGATGATCCAGAAGGAGACGCAGGTCAGGACCATCGGCTACGGCGCGATGCTGATGGAGTCCGCCGTGGCCGTCATGGCGATCACCGCGGCCTGCGTCCTCGACCCGGGCGTCTACTTCGCGATGAACGCGCCGCCCGCCGTCATCGGGGACACGCTCCAGTCGGCGGCCGACACGATCAGCTCCTGGGGGTTCACGCTCACCCCCGACCAGCTCGCCGAGGCGGCCGAGGCCGTCGAGGAGGAGTCGCTGCTGTCGCGCACCGGCGGCGCCCCCACCCTCGCCCTCGGCCTCGCCGGCATCTTCGCCGACATCATCGGCGGGGACAGCATGATGAGCTTCTGGTATCACTTCGCGATCATGTTCGAGGCGCTGTTCATCCTCACCGCCATAGACGCCGGGACCCGCGTCGGCCGGTTCATCCTCCAGGACGCTCTCGCGAGCGTCCCCGGGCTCGGCCGCCTGCGGTCCAACACCTGGCTGCCCGGCGTGTGGATCACCAGCGCCATCGTCGTCGCGCTCTGGGGCGGGCTGCTGTGGGTCGGCGTCAACGACCCGCTCGGGGGCATCAACACGCTCTATCCCATCTTCGGCATCTCCAACCAGCTGCTCGCCGCCGTCGCCCTCGCGATCTGCACCCTGCTGCTGGTCAAGTCCGGCCGCCTCAAGTACGTCTGGGTGACCCTGGTGCCGTTCGCCTGGGTGTCCCTGGTGACCCTCACCGCGAGCTGGCAGAAGGTGTTCTCCGGCGATCCGGCCGTCGGCTTCCTCGCCCGGCGCGACCAGTACCAGGACGGCATCGACGCGGGTGAACTCCTGCCGGGCGCCGCCGACATGGACGACATGCGGACCATCGTCACCAACGCGACCATCGACGCGGCGCTCTCCGCCGTCCTCGCGGTGCTGGTGCTGATCGTGTTCGCCGACGCGCTGCGCGTGTGCGTCAAGGCCGTCCGCACCCCGGCCGCTGCCTCGCTGAAGGAGGCGCCGTACCAGGAGTCCCGGCTCATCGCGCCGGACGGACTCGTGGCCACCAAGGAGGAACGGGCCGAACTCGCCGCGGCCGGGCTCGGCGCCGGCGGCGGCATCCCCGGGCAGGACCCGTCGGGGCACGGCCGGGGAGCGCCCGAGTGA